The DNA window ACGAGATGTGACTATTGATGGTGCCCTTGTGAACAATAGGCACTCTTTTTTGATGGACACGCTGCCGCCACCGGTGGAGCAGTCACTCTCCATCGCTTCATCTGACATCACGAGCATGCAAAAACACGCTTACAGTGATTTTTCCTTATACAAGACCTCTTATACATTAGCAAAGCAAATGCCACATTAGTCACAAGATTTTGCTTTAAGTCATATGCGGATTTAAATTGACGGGCGAATCCCGCCGTTTGGACTATGTTGATTGCGCCAAAACACCCCTGTTAATGAATCAAAACAAAGCCGACGCACTCCAGGAAATCCGCAATCGCATGCTCGCCACGAGCGGGGCCAGCCATTCCACGCCTCACGTAGGACGGTTCGCCACCGGATTGAAGGCGTTGACGGGATGGGCGCTGGCAGGTGCCCTTATCCTTGCCCCCTGGCTTTACGGCGGAACCCGCCCGTGGACCGTTGGCCTGCTAAATATGATCCTGCTCGGCATTGTCGTGCCATGGCTGTCGATTGCGGTGATCTCCAAAACCTTCTTCAAACTGCCCCGTGTGCTGCTGGCAGCCGCATTCCTGCTGCTGCTGCAAGGTTGGTGGATGACTTTGAATGCCCACTTTGTGCATGACAGCGAATATTCCACCTTCGCCCCGGCCGCGACGTGGAGCGAGAACGCCCCTGGTTCCGTGGACAAGATTTCCTCATTGGACATGATGTTGCGCATCAGCGCGCTCGTCGGGGTGGTTTTGATGGGTTGCGATCTCTCCCGATCACGCCGCTGGCGCATGCGTTTATGGTGGGCTTCCTGCATCGCGGGCATCTCGGTGATCTTGCTCGGTCTCATCCAAAAGCTCGCGGAGGCGCCGATGATTTTCTGGCAGGGAGGGCGAACCGGGCATCATTTTTTCGCCACCTATCTTTATCACGGCAACGCCGGGGCTTTTATCAACCTGGTTCTGCCTTTGGTGGCCGGACTAAACTTCATGGTTTTTCAAAAGGGCCGCACCACGGCCATGACCTTCATGGCATCCGGACTTCTGATCTGCGTGGCGGGTGCCTTCTCTCACGCCTCCAAAGCGGGTGCCGCCGTCAGCGTCTTCCTGATGCTGGTGCTGATGGTCTGGCAGGCACGGCTGTTTTTGGGCTACGGGAATTTGCATCAACAGCGCGCCTCCAATCTGCTGTCGTTCGGCATCGGCATTGCCGCCGTTATCGCCGTCGTGCTGGCGGTTGGCTGGCAGTTCGCGGCACAACGGTGGCATTTGTTTGATGTCAGCCGGGATGCCCGGATGTTCACCTACAACATGTGTCACAGCATGCTCCCGGATGCCGGCGCTTTCGGATTCGGGCCCGGCACCTTCAGCATCATGTTTGACCGCTATGCGCTGGCGGCCAATCCTGCCATGCAGGTCTTCTACCGCTACGCCCACCAAGATTACATGCAGGCACTGATCGAATGGGGTTGGGTGGGGGCCTCCCTGATGGGGACGATTTTTTTCGGCGGCCTGTTGGGCAGTTTCTGGCGGTATTTTGCCAATTCCCAAGACTGGCGCAGTTATGAGCGCGTGCTCGTGTTCAGCATCGGACTGGCATTGCTCGGCGTCGCCATGCATGCTGCGGTCGATTTCCCTCTGCAGATTTACTCCCTGCAATTGTTCGCCGCCGTCTACCTTGGCCTTGCTTGGGGCAGCGGATCATGGACCCGCCCTCCCGGCAACCGCAATGAAGGACGACGCAGGGCGGCGAAGGAAAGAATCAAGCGCCGTTCGCACCCCGAGTCCGACCACAAGACTCCCACGAATAAACCTATCACCGAGAACTCCGCCACCGGAGAACAAAGCGCCAAGAAGTCCGCCACCGAAAAGCGAAGCGCCAACAAGTCCCCCACCGAAAAAAGAAACTCCAAAGCCAAACGGGGTCGATAACCAGTTGAACCACCGACTTCTCGCAGAGGCGCGCCAATCTTCCTTTTTTACAGAAGGCAATCCATTCGTTGATCCGAATGAATGACATTGGTTTGGGGGCCCTGATATCGCCCCTTAGGCCGGTTACGTTTCCTGATGCAGAGTTCGCATCAAGCGGGTCAAAAACCCTTGAGTGGGAACAAGCAGACTTCCCTTATTCAATTCAAATCATGAGGCAACTGGTTTGCCGTAAACGGGCTTGCCATAGGAGCCGCTATAATAATGGTAATACAGACCGCTGTTACGACGGGCAGGGAGCATGTTGAGGATGATGCCGGAAGGAGCCTTTCCAGCCTCTTCCAACATTTGTGCCGCGCGAATCACCGCCTTGCGGGGGGTTTTCGAGCAGCGCGCCACCAGACAGACAAACTTGCAGAAACTGACCATGTGCAGCGTATCGCTGACGGCGTGGATCGGCGCGGTGTCCAATACCACACGATCAAATTTGCCCTTGAGGGAGTCAAAAAATTCAGCCAATGCCGGGGACGCCAGAAGTTCCGCCGGATTGCGAATTTCCGTGCCTGCGGAAAGGATGAACAGGTTTTCCGTGTTCGACACATGCAGCGCCTCTTCCAGCGTCACCTTGCCCTGAAGAACGTCTGCCAATCCCACCGAAACGCGGCCTTTGAAGAACAGCTCATTGACCATTGGGCGGCGCAAGTCCGCGTCAATCAACAGCGTGCGCTTGCCCAGGTTTGCCGACGAAATGGCATAGTTGGCTGAACAAAAGCTCTTTCCTTCAGACGGGATCGAACTGGTAAACAGAACCACTTCATCCTTGTCATGATCCTCCATCAGCTCCAGCGAACTGCGCAAAATTCGGAACGATTCCGCAATCGGAGAATTGGGGTCCTTCACCATCACCAGCGAATGGGCCGGAGACTTGAATTTTGAACTCTGCGGCAATGCGGCAATCACCGGAACATCCGTGGCTGCCTCCGCCTGGTCGACGGTGCGCAGGGTATCATCGAACGCGTGAATGCCGAAAGCCAGAGCCAAACCGAACACCAAGCCCACCCCCAAACCAATCAACCAGGTCCTCATCTTACGAGGTTTCGAAGGATCTTCTGCCACCTGCGGAGTTTCAACCACCCGCCACGGAGCAAACTCGATGGTCCGGGTAATGTCCGTTTCCTTCAATCTCTTCTGAACGGAGGCATACAGTGCCTGGTTGGACTCCACATCGCGGGCCAGCGCATTGTATTCAATGGCGATCTTGCCCAAATCGAGCGCCAGTCGCTCCTGCTCGGCCAATCCTTGGGCCACCTTCTGCTCCGTGGCCAGTGCGGAGTTGTAGGCATTCTCCATGCCCTCGGCCGCAAGAGCAATGTTCTCCAACTGACTGCGCTGAAGATCCTTCAAACGATCCTGCATTTGGATAAACCTGGGATGTTTCGGACGGTAACGTTGGGAGAGATTTGCCATCTCCGATTCAGCAAGGCTGATCTGACTGCGCAATTCCGCAACGGCACGCTGGTTGGCGATGCTGGGAATGCTGAGCAGTTTGTAAAGATCGTTGCCCGCCGTCTTCACCTGCTCACGGTCGTTTTCCAGCCGGATGCGGTCCGTCTTCGACTGCGTCAAACGAACGTTCAGGTCGCGGAGTTTTTCGGTGACGATGTTCTGTTTCTCTTCAAGAGACACCGCCTGACGTTCATCCTTGTAGTTTTGCAAGGCGAGCTCGGAATCTGCCAGCGCCTTGGCAAGTCGCTTCGATTCTGCCGCCAGAAACTCATTGGCCAGGGTCCCCGCATTGGCACGCGATTCAATGTTTTGACCGATTGATTCTTCGATCAGCATGCCCGCGATTTTTTGCGCCCTTTCAGGAACCTGATCCTCGACGGACACTTCAATCAAACGGGTCCCCTTGCGGATGGTGATGTCGATTTCCGACTCCAATGCATCTACCAGCTCCGGCTCGGTCATGATGTAATCGCGCACCTCGGGGAAGGTCATGTCTTTGCCCAATTCCGCCCTGCGAACCACACGCAGCAACAAATCGCGGTTCTTGAGGTTTTCCATGATGGTCGCGAGAAGGTCGTTCATCCGCAAATCCTGCGGGTTAACTTCCTGCACACTGTCCAGAACCTTGGTCTCGGACTGCTCGACCTGAACCACCACCCGCGACTGGTAGAGCGGGACGGAACGAACCAACATGGCAGCAACAATGAAGGCTGCCACCAGCAGGCAAAGAACAATCAACCAAGCCTTGTCGCGTAAGACATGAAATATGTCACTGTAAGTAAAGGCGGTGGTTGAATCGTATTGGATTTTTCGACTCGAAGCTGGAGATTTGCGCATGTGAGCAGCTGTAAGGGGTAATGTCGGCTATGAATTAAATTAAAAGAAGGTGGTCGGCACGTTGATCGTATCGCCAGCCTGGATGATGAAAGGCTGCACCCCTTCGCGGGACATGCGCTTGGCATCCAGAGTGATCACTTCTTCCTTGCCGCCAACGTTGCGTTTGACGGTGACCTTTCCGGTGCGTGCCGTGCGGGTGAATCCACCTGCCGAACCAATGGCATCCAGCAGGGTAACATCGCTGTCACGGGGCAGGTTGTAGCTTCCAGGACGCTGGACCTCGCCAAGGATGGTGAAACGTCCCATCGTGTATTCAATGATCTTGAGGTTGACCTGGGGATTCACAATGTAATCTGCGTCCAGCTTGCGGCGGATCATCTCCACCGCCTCGTTCACCGTGCGACCGCCGATTTGGGTCACGCCGATCAGTGGAAAGTTGATGGTGCCATCCTGGGAAATCCTTGCCTCCGTCGCCAAATCGTTTTCCTGAAAGACGGTGATCTCCACGTAGTCGTTGGGCGACAGCACGTAGTTGCCTGCGGGCTGCTCGCCAGGCGACCGGGTTGGAGCCTCCTGGCTTTTAAGGGCAGAGGTTGCATCCACCGATTCCCAGCTGGGCAATGGGAGAATCGAAGAACTCTCCGTCGCCTGCCCCAAAGGCGCGACCACCACGTCGCTCGACTCCAAAGCCAT is part of the Phragmitibacter flavus genome and encodes:
- a CDS encoding GumC family protein, producing MRKSPASSRKIQYDSTTAFTYSDIFHVLRDKAWLIVLCLLVAAFIVAAMLVRSVPLYQSRVVVQVEQSETKVLDSVQEVNPQDLRMNDLLATIMENLKNRDLLLRVVRRAELGKDMTFPEVRDYIMTEPELVDALESEIDITIRKGTRLIEVSVEDQVPERAQKIAGMLIEESIGQNIESRANAGTLANEFLAAESKRLAKALADSELALQNYKDERQAVSLEEKQNIVTEKLRDLNVRLTQSKTDRIRLENDREQVKTAGNDLYKLLSIPSIANQRAVAELRSQISLAESEMANLSQRYRPKHPRFIQMQDRLKDLQRSQLENIALAAEGMENAYNSALATEQKVAQGLAEQERLALDLGKIAIEYNALARDVESNQALYASVQKRLKETDITRTIEFAPWRVVETPQVAEDPSKPRKMRTWLIGLGVGLVFGLALAFGIHAFDDTLRTVDQAEAATDVPVIAALPQSSKFKSPAHSLVMVKDPNSPIAESFRILRSSLELMEDHDKDEVVLFTSSIPSEGKSFCSANYAISSANLGKRTLLIDADLRRPMVNELFFKGRVSVGLADVLQGKVTLEEALHVSNTENLFILSAGTEIRNPAELLASPALAEFFDSLKGKFDRVVLDTAPIHAVSDTLHMVSFCKFVCLVARCSKTPRKAVIRAAQMLEEAGKAPSGIILNMLPARRNSGLYYHYYSGSYGKPVYGKPVAS
- a CDS encoding polysaccharide biosynthesis/export family protein; amino-acid sequence: MRLFSVPSTLRLTGCLILAVASVFPQGGVAQMPSMDLRESSSIFSRSSARQRAPQAQSQTPAPQAVAAPASQATLVEDQSSGARETRMDASIKETNAFKQLTPEEADQASNEAMRRTAASPSAATGNMALESSDVVVAPLGQATESSSILPLPSWESVDATSALKSQEAPTRSPGEQPAGNYVLSPNDYVEITVFQENDLATEARISQDGTINFPLIGVTQIGGRTVNEAVEMIRRKLDADYIVNPQVNLKIIEYTMGRFTILGEVQRPGSYNLPRDSDVTLLDAIGSAGGFTRTARTGKVTVKRNVGGKEEVITLDAKRMSREGVQPFIIQAGDTINVPTTFF
- a CDS encoding O-antigen ligase family protein, which codes for MNQNKADALQEIRNRMLATSGASHSTPHVGRFATGLKALTGWALAGALILAPWLYGGTRPWTVGLLNMILLGIVVPWLSIAVISKTFFKLPRVLLAAAFLLLLQGWWMTLNAHFVHDSEYSTFAPAATWSENAPGSVDKISSLDMMLRISALVGVVLMGCDLSRSRRWRMRLWWASCIAGISVILLGLIQKLAEAPMIFWQGGRTGHHFFATYLYHGNAGAFINLVLPLVAGLNFMVFQKGRTTAMTFMASGLLICVAGAFSHASKAGAAVSVFLMLVLMVWQARLFLGYGNLHQQRASNLLSFGIGIAAVIAVVLAVGWQFAAQRWHLFDVSRDARMFTYNMCHSMLPDAGAFGFGPGTFSIMFDRYALAANPAMQVFYRYAHQDYMQALIEWGWVGASLMGTIFFGGLLGSFWRYFANSQDWRSYERVLVFSIGLALLGVAMHAAVDFPLQIYSLQLFAAVYLGLAWGSGSWTRPPGNRNEGRRRAAKERIKRRSHPESDHKTPTNKPITENSATGEQSAKKSATEKRSANKSPTEKRNSKAKRGR